The DNA window TTTTGACAGTTCCAGctctcttggcatcaacttcaAGCCCTTTAATCAACACTGGATTAATCTCTTGATGGAAAAAGAGTAATATCGATGGTGGCCTGTGTTGATAAATTTGAATTCCTCTTAAAACTTGATGTAAGAACTAAGAAGACCAAGTCAAACCATTCAATATTGTTTATAGAGATATGTCATGTTCACATTGAAAGTTGAAAGTTTACCTGGCTAAGAAACTCCTTGTCTGTAACCAAGTAGCCTCCTCGAATGGCCTGCTCTAACTGGCCATCTTCCTTGCAACCAACATTTTGAAGACCTTTGACAATGTTCTTCCCTAAATTTTCAGCAACATAATCGACCGCGGCTCGGCCTCCATGTCCATCGATCACAGCAAAAAATGCCTATAGACAGAATAGAAGAAGCAGGGGTCAAAATCTTTTGAACATAACAAGAATGATCAGCTGAGATTAAGCATCGGGAAAACCCTGAAAAAGGATCAGGCAAAACGAGGAGGAGGGGggaacttgaaataaaaaaacagatctaGAAACTGAGGAACAATTAATGGAGCAGTTCAAACAGAACTACTGCTACAATGTTTATGTTGTAGTTACAgcttattgattaatttatgagATATGAAATACCTAATACtcatcagagagagagagagagagaacagatTTAGATCATTACCTGCTTTGCATCTCCCAGAATATCAATCATGACGCCATATCCATCTTCCATGACCTCTCTCCTTCCTTTCTTACTAGCCAAATAGAAATCTCTCCCTTGAACCTCAAACTCCTTATTCTCCAACTTCCTATCTTCTTGAGCAAGTTCCACTTTTGGACAATACTGTGGCACAACCAGCCTTCCTGGCCTCTTCTTCAGATTGGTAGCGCCATTGTCATGATCTTCTTCTCCAACCTTTATTATCCTCAAAGAATCCGGTCCAGATTTCTCTATCAAGACATCAGAATTAATTCGTGAGCTCTTATCATGCAAACCCTTTCGATGTGCTTCACAGGCCATGGTACCTTCTTGCATGATTTTCTCTTCGTAGcgcaaaccttttcttttcatgacaCAGCTTTGAGTCTGTTGTGAAACATTACCTTCTTGATCATGTACAGGAACTGTTGTTTCTGAATCTTCTTTAATTAAAGGGGCTTTTATTTCTTCATGAAGAAACTGGCTAACAGTACAcgagagaggaggaggaggaggaggaggcaaAGAAGAAGCAAGGCGGAAAGAGCCCATGGAAATGGCCTTTCTTAGTCTTCGAAGGAAGTATAGAGCAAGAGATATAAGAGAGAAACCCCATCGAAAATCCTCTAGATCGTTCATTATTTTGACAATACTTTTGTGTGCGCTAGCTTTCATTTTTGTCAAATATTGCATGAGAgttgttgaaaaagaaaaagaaaaagaaaagagttgcTGTTCATGCAAAAGAAACACTAAATATTTGGTGATGTATAAGATCAGGTGATAATTAACGGGTCAAAGGCGAATGATTCATGCATGGATTGAACAATTGTATTGCATTTAACGGTTTTCTCTGAGTTCTTGTGTGCTGTAGAAGCAGTAGTATTTGTAAGGAAAGGGCCGAAGATGGCAGCAAATGTTCTTGTTACCTTTGACACTTTCACAGCCAACAAGGAAAGGGCCAAAAAAGacagcaaatgttttttttattgcctttgACACTTTCACAGCCAAGGAAGGGGTCACACATATATGGCTGAGAAtggaatattattattattattattattattattatttgcctaAATCCATTTGGAAATCCATTAAATTCTGATTAATTTGATAGAATCGGATTAGTTCACTAAAACATAAAACCCTTCCaacaatgatatattttataaataagattTGTACTCAAGatcttgtttgaaaaaaataagcgTCCAACTACTCGATCCAATAACAAAGCATTCATGTTTCAATAGttattaaaataagatattaaaaaatatatcttaattaatcagGTTCtagatttactttttaaaaattaatagtttGAATCTAATAAATTATACGatcattgaaaatttaaataattattaactttaaaattcataaaattaattaaaatgctaTAAATTATCATgccaacttaaaaaaataaaaaaatatatagttccTGAAATGGGAAATGTAAAATTGTTTGACTTGGTAAAGAAATTGCTTTGGAAGGTTTGAGCAGGTCCGGCCGCAGGACGGTGATGAATTTGCGGTGGAGACCTTGTGCTGTGTcacctttcttgttttttatgtttacgTGTTTGCGGAAAATACCGAAGCTACTACACATGACGGGTACCTCTCTTTCATCAATTACATAataatttactaattttttattcttctggATTATGACTTGGCATACAATCATAGTTGTCAAATCCTAAACTTGAAGAAGAACATGGGTGGtcgaattaattatttttatgaaaatgatgttgttgttttttttaataaaaaataatatttatcaatctGTTCAGCCTTGGTTTAATTTGattagatgaattaaattattaaaaatttaactaaattttactgaaaaaatattttattcaattcaacTATATACAAAGTCTAACTGAGGCTATGAATGTTAGATGTTTTAAGTAGTCTATTGAATTAGATtggatttaattataattatttaaaaaatatttttttttaaactataattatttttcaaaacaaaaaaaagcaagcCAAACTTAATTCACAATTAATGTTCACAAATTGCAGCAACAACAGTTTTAGAAgatgtttggtaatgtaatatcaattattttttactaaaaaatatatcatgataataatttttggcatgaaaatctttttaatattagaacatacatcaaaacgatataaaaacttaaaaaaatcaaaccaaaaaatatttagaaattgtGAAAATGATGCCTAAGCTTATTTGACAGAGTAGTTGCGgctgcttttcaaataacttttcgtgtcaaaatatatatcaatgattttttttttttttttaaaatttatttttgacatcagcacgtcaaaataatttgaaagaactaaaaatatattaatttaaaattaataaaaaaataaaaatattttaaattttttaaaaaataattttaaaacacatataCAAAATAATACCTTAATAATATCGTGTCCATTCTCGCTGACAAAGGAAGTTTAGCTCCCTATCAAACATGTACAGAGGAGACACTCCCAATTGATGTATCATTCGTTAGACTTATCTACTGATCATAACTAGTTGACCACTACCatacattaataatttaatactcTGTGTCCCACAGTAAACATTATGTAACTCtttgaaattcaaatcaaaaattaaaaaaaatctatttagcaattaaaaaaactacaaattctgaaataaatattagtttCAGAGATTCGAGTATTAAATTAGttatatttaagaaaacattCAAATTCTTTCAAGCgaaaaattactttaatatatgttttttttttaatttactctaTGCATGTTATTAATtgtctatatttatttttaagctcattcatgatttattttaataaaaacaattgaaatggTCCCTCATAATAGAAAACTTGTCAATAAAGAAAAGTTTTTATGTTAATTCCTAAAACTagataatttcatcaattttttacgttaatctctaaaaatagataattttacataatttttaaaaaattaacattaatctCTAAAATAGATGATTTTGTAGATTTTGGAATTTTAACGAAAGCTTTGATGTGAAtcccaaaaaatcaaatatttctttgatttgagAAAATTT is part of the Populus alba chromosome 10, ASM523922v2, whole genome shotgun sequence genome and encodes:
- the LOC118061582 gene encoding probable protein phosphatase 2C 74; this encodes MQYLTKMKASAHKSIVKIMNDLEDFRWGFSLISLALYFLRRLRKAISMGSFRLASSLPPPPPPPLSCTVSQFLHEEIKAPLIKEDSETTVPVHDQEGNVSQQTQSCVMKRKGLRYEEKIMQEGTMACEAHRKGLHDKSSRINSDVLIEKSGPDSLRIIKVGEEDHDNGATNLKKRPGRLVVPQYCPKVELAQEDRKLENKEFEVQGRDFYLASKKGRREVMEDGYGVMIDILGDAKQAFFAVIDGHGGRAAVDYVAENLGKNIVKGLQNVGCKEDGQLEQAIRGGYLVTDKEFLSQGVSSGACAATVLLKDGELHAANAGDCRVVLSRNGVADVLTTDHRVNREDERLRIENSGGFLHCRNGIWRVHGSIAVSRAIGDLHLKEWIISEPEIKRVPLTSDCQFLIMASDGLWDKVNEQEAVDLILRGKNSIESCKKLVDMSLSRGNIDDITVMVINLRSFATNAC